The Chryseobacterium phocaeense genome includes the window CGGACAATATTGATAATTCCACTCTGGAGCTTACAGAAGATGATTTTCAACTCGCGGATACCCTGCAGATTATAGCCGTATTTGCCAGTGTTTTCAGTCTTGTCTATATTTTTGGATTACGTTCTTTTAAAAGCAGAAAACCGTGTATTCATGGCTTTATTTCGCTGTATTCCAATGTTAAAACATTCATTCTGATCCGTTCTATCAGAATTTAAAATTTCATTTTCCAATATCTGTTTTCCGCCCGGAATAGGGACGGGAGAGCAACTGCGTTGCGTATGCCGGTAATCATTACGGCGCAGGATTTCTATTACCGCTTTTCCATTCAAAACATTAACGATTTATATTAAGCTCTAGAATTATGATCAAAAGAGTTGCCTCAGGCATTGCGATAAGCACCCTTTTACTGGCTGTCGGCTGCAGTCAGAAAAAAGAAGAAAAAGAAGAAGCCGCAGTATATCCCGTGACCAGTCCTGTAAAAATGGACACGGTGATCAACAAAGAATACGTGGCCCAGATCCAGTCCGTAAAAAACATCGAAGTCCGCGCTCAGGAAAAAGGATTTCTTGAAAAAATTTATGTAGATGAAGGCCAGTATGTGCATGCCGGACAAACCCTGTTCAGAATTATGCCACAGCTTTACCAGGCTGAATTATTAAAAGCAAAGGCAGAAGTAGAGCAGGCTGCCATAGAATTAAAGAACGCCAGTACGCTTGCCGGCAATAATATCGTTTCGAAAAACGAAAGAGCCATGGCCAAAGCCAAACTGGATGCTGCCAATGCTGAAATGAAACTGGCACAGATCCATTTGTCTTTTACAGACATCAAAGCACCGTTTTCAGGAGTGATCAACAGGATTCCGCTGAAACTGGGAAGTCTTGTGGATGAAGGCGATCTGCTCACTTCTCTTTCAGACAATACCAATGTGTACAGCTATTTTAACGTTTCCGAACCTGAATATATCAGTTATCAGACTCATGCTGCAGACAGAGGCAGCAATCAGGTTTCCCTGATTATGGCCAATGGCGAAATGCTTCCTCAGAAAGGAGAAATCCAGACCATTGAAGGAGAGTTTGATAACGAAACCGGAAACATTGCCTTCAGGGCAAAATTCCCAAACCCGGATAAATTGCTGAGAAACGGCGAAACCGGAAAAGTACAGATGACCCTTCCGGTCCACAATGCGCTGATTATTCCACAGAAAGCCACCTATGAAATTCAGGATCAGAAATACGTATTCATCATTGATAAAAACGGGACTGCAAGATCCAGAAATATCAAGGTGGCCTATGAACTTCCTGATCTGTATGTAGTGGGCTCAGGGCTTAAAGAAGGAGATAAAATTCTTTTGGAAGGCGTTCAGAAAGTGAAAGACGATCAGAAAGTACAGACCAAATTCCAGGATCCCAAAAAAGTTCTTCAATCTCTGAAACTAAAAGCAGAGTAGTCTACCCGTAAAACGAAGCAGTATGTTTAAGAAATTCATCCGCAGACCTGTTCTGTCTATTGTGATCTCACTGATCATTGTATTTATGGGAATCCTGTCGCTGGTAAAACTCCCGGTGACCCAGTTTCCCTCTATTTCACCCCCTAAAGTAAATATCACCGCAGAATATCCGGGAGCCAACAACGAACTATTGATCAAATCAGTGGTTATTCCCCTCGAAAGAGGACTGAACGGAGTTCCGGGTATGAAATATATGACCTCCGATGCCGGTAACGACGGGGAAGCTTCCATTCAGATCGTATTTGATCTGGGAACGGATCCCAATGTAGCCGCAGTAAACGTTCAGAACAGAGTATCTTCCGTTGTGAATAAGCTGCCACCTCTTGTAGTGCGTGAAGGGGTAAAAATTACCCGTGAAGAGCCCAACATGTTGATGTACATTAACCTGTACAGTGATGATCCCAAAGCGGATCAGAAATTCCTCTTCAACTATGCGGATATCAATGTGATGTCTGAGTTAAGAAGGGTAAGTGGAGTAGGTTTTGCAGACATCCTGGGAACCCGGGAATATGCTATGCGTATCTGGCTTAAACCGGACAGGTTAACCGCTTACAATATTTCAGCAGACGAAGTGATGGAATCCCTGAACCAGCAGAGTTTGGAAGCTTCCCCGGGAAAAACAGGGGAGAGCTCAGGAAAACGGTCCCAGTCATTTGAATATATTCTGAAATATTCCGGGCGTTTTAATAACGAGAAGGATTATGGAAACATTATTCTGAAAGCTAAGCCGGGTGGAGAATTTGTAAGATTAAAAGATGTTGCCGATATAGAATTCGGTTCTTCCATGTATGATATTTATTCTACATTGAATGGAAAACCTTCTGCAGCTATTACCGTGAAACAATCTTACGGCTCCAATGCGAGTGACGTCATCAAGAATGTAAAAGCCCTGATGAAGGATCTTGAAAAGAATAACTTCCCGAAAGGAATGCATTACGATATCAGCTATGATGTTTCCAGATTCCTGGATGCTTCCATGGAAAAAGTGGTTCATACCCTGTTTGAAGCCTTTATCCTGGTGGCGATTGTAGTATTCCTGTTCCTGGGTGATTGGCGTTCCACCCTGATTCCGGCGCTGGCGGTTCCTGTTTCACTTGTGGGTACATTTGCGGTCATGTCTGCATTTGGAATTACGTTGAATATGATCTCACTCTTCGCCCTGGTAATGGCCATCGGAGTCGTCGTCGATGATGCCATTGTAGTGATTGAAGCGGTCCATGCCAAGATGGAAGAAAAAGGGCTTTCCCCGTTGAAAGCCACAGAAGAGGCAATGCATGAGATCAGCGGAGCGATTATCGCGATCACTCTGGTAATGGCATCCGTATTCATCCCGATTGCGTTCATGTCCGGTCCGGTAGGTGTATTTTACCGTCAGTTTTCCATTACGATGGCCTCTGCCATTATTCTTTCAGGAGTTGTGGCATTAACACTGACTCCGGCTTTATGTGCTTTGATCTTAAAAAGTAACCACGGAAAAGCGAAAAAGAAAACTCCGGTGACCATATTCCTGGATAAATTCAATAATTTATTCACAAAAGGAGCCGGGAAGTATGAAAAAATGCTGAACAAAACAGTGAAGAAAAAAAGCATCACATTGCCGTTGTTATTAGCATTCTGTGCATGTACTTTCTTCCTGAGCAATTCACTTCCTTCAGGCTTTATTCCTGCAGAGGACCAGGGAATGATCTACGCCATTATTCAGACGCCTCCGGGATCAACTTTGGAGAGAACCAATCAGATCGCTAAAGAATTATTAAGGGAATCTGAAGATATTGATGGCGTGCAGTCCGTTTCTTCACTGGCAGGGTATGAAATTCTGACAGAAGGTACGGGATCCAACTCCGGAACCTGTCTGATCAACCTTAAAAGCTGGGAGGAACGGAAAGAATCCGCAGCAGAAATCATAGAAAAATTGGAAGAAAAAGCCAAGAATATTCCGGGAGCGAATATAGAATTCTTCCAGCCGCCTTCCATACCGGGTTATGGTGCCGCAGGAGGTTTTGAACTTCGTCTGCTGGATAAGGCAGGAAGCGGGGATTATCATAAGATGGAACAGGTGAGTAATGATTTTGTAAAAGAACTGAAAAAACGTCCTGAACTTGGATCTGCGTTCACGTTCTATTCTGCAAGTTTCCCGCAATATATGCTCAGGATTGATAATGACCTGGCAGAACAGAAAGGAGTAACGATTGAAAATGCGATGGATAACCTGTCTACACTGATAGGATCTAACTATGAAACGAGTTTTATCCGTTTTGACAGACCTTATAAAGTAATTGTGCAGGCAGGCCCACAATACCGTGCACTGCCTACAGACCTGCTGAAACTGTATGTGAAAAACGATAAGGATGAAATGGTTCCGTATTCAGATTTTATGAGAATGGAAAAAGTATACGGATTGTCCGAGATCACCAGACATAATATGTACAACTCGGCGGAAGTGAGCGGAACCCCGGCACCGGGATACAGCAGCGGCCAGGCTATTAAAGCCATTCAGGAAGTTGCTGATAAAACACTTCCGAGAGGTTTCGGAATAGACTGGGCCGGTATTTCCAAAGACGAGGTGAGTAGAGGAAACGAAGCGGTATTTATATTTCTGGTCTGCCTTGGATTTGTTTATCTGATCCTTGCTGCCCAGTACGAAAGCTTTATTTTGCCGCTGCCGGTGATTTTATCCCTTCCTACGGGTATTTTCGGAGCCTTTTTATGTTTAAAATTATTAGGACTGGAAAATAATATTTATGCTCAGGTAGCCATGGTCATGCTGATAGGGCTGCTGGGTAAAAATGCCGTATTGATCGTAGAATTTGCCGTTCAGAAGAAAGCAGAAGAGGGAATTCCTGTTGCGAAGGCAGCCATTGAAGGGGCAGCCATCCGTTTCCGTCCGATTCTGATGACCTCATTTGCATTCATTGCAGGGCTTATTCCACTGGTAATGGCAACGGGTCCGGGAGCTGTAGGAAACCGGACGATTGGTACTGCTGCTGCCGGAGGAATGCTGATCGGGACTGTTTTCGGACTGATGATTATTCCGGGACTGTATTATATTTTCGGAACCATTGCAGAGAAATCCAGGCTGGCAAGATATGAAGAAGAGAACCCTTTAACAGAACAAACCGAACCTTATCAACACGATGATAAACATGAAGATTTATAATAAATATATAGCGGCCACTGCCTTATTGCTTGTTTTAGCAAGCTGTAGAGCTCCGATGGCCACCGTTATAAAAGATGAAGTGAAAGAAAACCTGCCTCAGAACTTCAATCAGGAAGAGCAGCAGGATGCGAATGCCAACAGCGGAACTACGCCCTGGAGACAGTTTTTTACCGATCCTAATCTGGTAAGCTTAATTGAAACCGCCTTGAAAAACAATCAGGAATTGTTGATCACCCTTCAGGAAATTGAAATTGCAAAAAGCGGTGTTTTAGCCAAAAAAGGAAAACTCACCCCGACTGTTTCAGCAGGAATAGGAGCCGGATTGAAAAAAGCGGGCCGTTATACCAGTGAAGGTGCCGGTGATGCCACCACAGAAATAGAACCCGGAAAAGAAATGCCGGATCCGCTTGGCAATTTTGAAGGCGGGCTGATGGCGAACTGGGAGATTGATATCTGGAAAAAACTCAGAACAGAGAAGGAAGCTGCCGTTGCTCATTACCTTTCTACGGTTGAAGGAAAAAACTTTGTGCTTTCCAATCTTATCGAAGAAGTGGCGGATAATTATTATGAGCTGTTAGCCTTGGATAATCAGTTGGATATTATTCAACAGTATATAAAACTGCAGCAGAGAGCTTTGGAAATCTCCAAAATTCAGAAAGAAGCAGCGGCGGCAACAGAACTGGCGGTAAAAAAGTTTGAAGCTGAGCTGGCAAAATCCAAAGCGGCTGAATACACCATCCGTCAGGATATCACGGAAAAAGAAAACCAGATCAATGCACTTCTGGGAAGATATCCGCAGCCTATTGTGAGATCGAAGGAGAGTTTTATGTCTACAATGCCTCAAACAGTGTATACCGGAATTCCGTCTCAACTATTGGCTAACCGTCCGGATATCAAGCAGGCTGA containing:
- a CDS encoding efflux RND transporter periplasmic adaptor subunit, producing the protein MIKRVASGIAISTLLLAVGCSQKKEEKEEAAVYPVTSPVKMDTVINKEYVAQIQSVKNIEVRAQEKGFLEKIYVDEGQYVHAGQTLFRIMPQLYQAELLKAKAEVEQAAIELKNASTLAGNNIVSKNERAMAKAKLDAANAEMKLAQIHLSFTDIKAPFSGVINRIPLKLGSLVDEGDLLTSLSDNTNVYSYFNVSEPEYISYQTHAADRGSNQVSLIMANGEMLPQKGEIQTIEGEFDNETGNIAFRAKFPNPDKLLRNGETGKVQMTLPVHNALIIPQKATYEIQDQKYVFIIDKNGTARSRNIKVAYELPDLYVVGSGLKEGDKILLEGVQKVKDDQKVQTKFQDPKKVLQSLKLKAE
- a CDS encoding efflux RND transporter permease subunit — protein: MFKKFIRRPVLSIVISLIIVFMGILSLVKLPVTQFPSISPPKVNITAEYPGANNELLIKSVVIPLERGLNGVPGMKYMTSDAGNDGEASIQIVFDLGTDPNVAAVNVQNRVSSVVNKLPPLVVREGVKITREEPNMLMYINLYSDDPKADQKFLFNYADINVMSELRRVSGVGFADILGTREYAMRIWLKPDRLTAYNISADEVMESLNQQSLEASPGKTGESSGKRSQSFEYILKYSGRFNNEKDYGNIILKAKPGGEFVRLKDVADIEFGSSMYDIYSTLNGKPSAAITVKQSYGSNASDVIKNVKALMKDLEKNNFPKGMHYDISYDVSRFLDASMEKVVHTLFEAFILVAIVVFLFLGDWRSTLIPALAVPVSLVGTFAVMSAFGITLNMISLFALVMAIGVVVDDAIVVIEAVHAKMEEKGLSPLKATEEAMHEISGAIIAITLVMASVFIPIAFMSGPVGVFYRQFSITMASAIILSGVVALTLTPALCALILKSNHGKAKKKTPVTIFLDKFNNLFTKGAGKYEKMLNKTVKKKSITLPLLLAFCACTFFLSNSLPSGFIPAEDQGMIYAIIQTPPGSTLERTNQIAKELLRESEDIDGVQSVSSLAGYEILTEGTGSNSGTCLINLKSWEERKESAAEIIEKLEEKAKNIPGANIEFFQPPSIPGYGAAGGFELRLLDKAGSGDYHKMEQVSNDFVKELKKRPELGSAFTFYSASFPQYMLRIDNDLAEQKGVTIENAMDNLSTLIGSNYETSFIRFDRPYKVIVQAGPQYRALPTDLLKLYVKNDKDEMVPYSDFMRMEKVYGLSEITRHNMYNSAEVSGTPAPGYSSGQAIKAIQEVADKTLPRGFGIDWAGISKDEVSRGNEAVFIFLVCLGFVYLILAAQYESFILPLPVILSLPTGIFGAFLCLKLLGLENNIYAQVAMVMLIGLLGKNAVLIVEFAVQKKAEEGIPVAKAAIEGAAIRFRPILMTSFAFIAGLIPLVMATGPGAVGNRTIGTAAAGGMLIGTVFGLMIIPGLYYIFGTIAEKSRLARYEEENPLTEQTEPYQHDDKHEDL
- a CDS encoding TolC family protein, which translates into the protein MKIYNKYIAATALLLVLASCRAPMATVIKDEVKENLPQNFNQEEQQDANANSGTTPWRQFFTDPNLVSLIETALKNNQELLITLQEIEIAKSGVLAKKGKLTPTVSAGIGAGLKKAGRYTSEGAGDATTEIEPGKEMPDPLGNFEGGLMANWEIDIWKKLRTEKEAAVAHYLSTVEGKNFVLSNLIEEVADNYYELLALDNQLDIIQQYIKLQQRALEISKIQKEAAAATELAVKKFEAELAKSKAAEYTIRQDITEKENQINALLGRYPQPIVRSKESFMSTMPQTVYTGIPSQLLANRPDIKQAELELKASKLDVEAARKEFYPSLEISATLGLEAFKPSYLVKMPESIAYNLAGELAGPLINKSAIKANFQTADAKQIQSLYEYDKTILHAYLDVANLMSKVKNIDQYYQMKSQETKALEQSIDIANQLFRNSRADYLEVLLNQRDALDAKIELIEAKQKQLSTVVDIYKSLGGGWK